In Nicotiana tabacum cultivar K326 chromosome 19, ASM71507v2, whole genome shotgun sequence, one DNA window encodes the following:
- the LOC107800637 gene encoding uncharacterized protein LOC107800637 isoform X2 — protein sequence MSQSFCQVSNFLCHVMEVESFEDEEVAKLLNDWFISIKVDREERPDVDKVYMTYVQALYGGGGWPLSVFLSPDLKPLMGGTYFPPEDSYGRPGFKTILRKVKEAWNSKRDMLVQSGSFAIEQLSEAMAAVATSNKLSDEVPETALRKCADHLGESYDSKYGGFGSAPKFPRPVEMQLMLYSSKRSGETGKSGEAKNALNMVLFTLECMARGGIHDHVGGGFHRYSVDECWHVPHFEKMLYDQGQLCNVYLDAFCITKDVFYSSFSRDILDYLRRDMIGPNGEIFSAEDADSYESEGASRKKEGAFYVWTSTEVDNIVGEHAMLVKDHYYVKPSGNCDLSRRSDPHNEFKGKNVLIERSSTSAMASKHALPVEQYLDILGNARQKLFDVRLERPRPHLDDKVIVSWNGLVISSLARASKILKGEPEGTRFYFPVTVTNPKEYMDVAEKAAYFIRNNLYNQQTHRLQHSFRNGPSKAPGFLDDYAFLISGLLDLYEFGGSVFWLGWALELQETQDELFLDKAGGGYFSTTGEDPSVLLRVKEDHDGAEPSGNSVSVINLVRLASMVAGDKSKHYRETAEHVLAVFEKRLKDAAVAVPLMCCAADMLAFPTRKQVVLVGVKSSEEFENMVAAAHAAYDLNKTVVHIDPTDAEEKRFWEEINGNIALMAKNNAAADKLIALVCQNFTCSPPVSDPKSLESLLSQ from the exons ATGTCCCAATCTTTTTGTCAAGTCAGTAACTTTTT GTGTCATGTCATGGAAGTTGAATCTTTTGAAGATGAAGAGGTGGCCAAATTGCTAAATGATTGGTTCATTAGCATCAAG GTTGATAGAGAAGAGCGTCCAGATGTTGACAAG GTGTACATGACATATGTGCAAGCTTTATATGGTGGCGGCGGTTGGCCACTAAGCGTCTTTCTTTCACCTGATTTGAAGCCCTTGATGGGTGGGACTTATTTTCCTCCAGAAGACAGCTATGGAAGGCCAGGATTTAAAACTATACTTAG GAAAGTGAAGGAAGCGTGGAACAGCAAGAGAGACATGCTTGTCCAGAGTGGATCCTTTGCAATAGAACAATTATCAGAGGCAATGGCGGCAGTTGCAACATCAAATAAGCTTTCAGATGAGGTTCCGGAAACTGCACTGCGTAAATGTGCTGATCAT CTAGGAGAAAGCTATGATTCGAAATATGGTGGTTTTGGTTCTGCACCCAAATTTCCAAGGCCAGTTGAGATGCAGCTGATGCTTTACAGCTCAAAGAGGTCTGGGGAGACTGGAAAATCAGGTGAAGCCAAGAATGCTCTAAATATGGTCTTGTTCACTTTAGAATGCATGGCGAGGGGTGGTATCCATGATCATGTTGGAGGTGGTTTTCACAGATACAGTGTGGATGAATGCTGGCATG TTCCACATTTCGAGAAAATGTTATATGATCAGGGTCAACTTTGTAATGTCTATCTCGATGCTTTTTGTATCACAAAGGATGTGTTTTATTCAAGTTTTTCTCGTGATATCCTTGACTACTTGAGGAGGGATATGATTGGTCCAAATGGTGAAATATTTTCGGCGGAAGATGCTGATAGTTATGAATCTGAAGGTGCGTCACGGAAAAAGGAGGGTGCTTTCTATGTCTGGACTAGTACCGAG GTTGACAACATAGTTGGCGAGCACGCAATGCTTGTCAAGGATCACTATTATGTGAAACCCTCAGGTAACTGTGATCTTTCAAGGAGGAGTGATCCACATAATGAATTCAAGGGCAAAAACGTGCTAATAGAAAGAAGTAGTACCTCTGCGATGGCATCAAAACATGCTTTGCCTGTCGAGCAGTATCTTGATATCCTGGGGAACGCTCGGCAGAAACTCTTTGATGTGAGGTTGGAACGTCCCCGGCCACATCTGGATGATAAG GTTATTGTATCATGGAATGGCCTAGTGATTTCATCCCTTGCTAGAGCGTCAAAAATTCTCAAGGGAGAACCAGAGGGAACAAGATTCTACTTCCCTGTGACAGTCACCAAT CCCAAGGAGTACATGGATGTCGCTGAGAAAGCAGCATATTTTATCAGGAATAACCTTTATAATCAACAGACACACAGGCTGCAGCATAGCTTTAGGAATGGTCCTTCCAAAGCACCTGGATTTCTAGATGATTACGCATTTCTGATATCAGGTCTACTGGATCTTTACGAGTTCGGTGGTTCAGTCTTCTGGTTGGGCTGGGCACTCGAACTTCAGGAGACCCAA GATGAGTTATTTCTCGACAAAGCTGGAGGAGGTTATTTCAGCACAACTGGTGAAGATCCTTCTGTTCTTCTCCGTGTGAAAGAAGATCATGATGGAGCGGAGCCTTCAGGGAATTCTGTTTCAGTGATTAATCTAGTGAGATTGGCCTCTATGGTTGCTGGTGACAAATCCAAACATTACAGAGAGACTGCAGAACATGTTCTG GCGGTTTTTGAGAAGAGGTTGAAAGATGCAGCTGTCGCTGTGCCACTGATGTGCTGTGCAGCAGACATGCTGGCTTTTCCTACTAGAAAGCAGGTAGTTTTAGTTGGAGTGAAATCTTCTGAGGAGTTTGAAAACATGGTTGCTGCTGCTCATGCAGCATACGATCTTAACAAGACG GTTGTTCACATCGATCCAACCGATGCGGAGGAGAAGAGATTTTGGGAAGAAATTAATGGAAATATTGCTTTGATGGCGAAAAACAATGCTGCTGCTGACAAACTAATTGCCCTTGTTTGTCAAAACTTCACATGTAGCCCTCCAGTCAGTGACCCGAAATCTCTTGAATCATTGCTCTCGCAGTAA
- the LOC107800637 gene encoding uncharacterized protein LOC107800637 isoform X1, which produces MAWRFAPPLQPSLLTIKNAHFNSPNSLSIFGKSLKSSMLKSLLISSSSRYYISKKPIKFHLHNNTTAPFAKSTGPCSSFLRRPIHSLSVLAMAEQSSSSSSSQAAHKHTNRLASEHSPYLLQHAHNPVDWYPWGEEAFAEARKRDVPIFLSIGYSTCHWCHVMEVESFEDEEVAKLLNDWFISIKVDREERPDVDKVYMTYVQALYGGGGWPLSVFLSPDLKPLMGGTYFPPEDSYGRPGFKTILRKVKEAWNSKRDMLVQSGSFAIEQLSEAMAAVATSNKLSDEVPETALRKCADHLGESYDSKYGGFGSAPKFPRPVEMQLMLYSSKRSGETGKSGEAKNALNMVLFTLECMARGGIHDHVGGGFHRYSVDECWHVPHFEKMLYDQGQLCNVYLDAFCITKDVFYSSFSRDILDYLRRDMIGPNGEIFSAEDADSYESEGASRKKEGAFYVWTSTEVDNIVGEHAMLVKDHYYVKPSGNCDLSRRSDPHNEFKGKNVLIERSSTSAMASKHALPVEQYLDILGNARQKLFDVRLERPRPHLDDKVIVSWNGLVISSLARASKILKGEPEGTRFYFPVTVTNPKEYMDVAEKAAYFIRNNLYNQQTHRLQHSFRNGPSKAPGFLDDYAFLISGLLDLYEFGGSVFWLGWALELQETQDELFLDKAGGGYFSTTGEDPSVLLRVKEDHDGAEPSGNSVSVINLVRLASMVAGDKSKHYRETAEHVLAVFEKRLKDAAVAVPLMCCAADMLAFPTRKQVVLVGVKSSEEFENMVAAAHAAYDLNKTVVHIDPTDAEEKRFWEEINGNIALMAKNNAAADKLIALVCQNFTCSPPVSDPKSLESLLSQ; this is translated from the exons ATGGCATGGAGGTTCGCACCACCCCTTCAACCTTCTCTCCTCACTATAAAAAATGCCCATTTCAACTCCCCAAACTCCCTTTCCATTTTTGGCAAATCTCTCAAATCTTCTATGCTCAAGAGTCTCCTAATTTCTTCCTCATCTCGCTACTACATTTCCAAGAAACCCATCAAATTCCACTTGCATAATAATACTACTGCTCCCTTTGCCAAATCAACTGGGCCTTGTTCCAGCTTTCTTCGTCGGCCCATTCACTCTCTGAGTGTTCTTGCCATGGCTGAACAGTCGTCATCCAGCAGTTCTTCCCAGGCGGCCCATAAACATACCAATCGTCTTGCCTCTGAACATAGTCCTTATCTTCTTCAGCACGCCCATAATCCG GTTGATTGGTATCCATGGGGTGAGGAGGCCTTTGCTGAAGCTCGCAAAAGAGATGTCCCAATCTTTTTGTCAA TTGGTTACAGCACGTGTCATTG GTGTCATGTCATGGAAGTTGAATCTTTTGAAGATGAAGAGGTGGCCAAATTGCTAAATGATTGGTTCATTAGCATCAAG GTTGATAGAGAAGAGCGTCCAGATGTTGACAAG GTGTACATGACATATGTGCAAGCTTTATATGGTGGCGGCGGTTGGCCACTAAGCGTCTTTCTTTCACCTGATTTGAAGCCCTTGATGGGTGGGACTTATTTTCCTCCAGAAGACAGCTATGGAAGGCCAGGATTTAAAACTATACTTAG GAAAGTGAAGGAAGCGTGGAACAGCAAGAGAGACATGCTTGTCCAGAGTGGATCCTTTGCAATAGAACAATTATCAGAGGCAATGGCGGCAGTTGCAACATCAAATAAGCTTTCAGATGAGGTTCCGGAAACTGCACTGCGTAAATGTGCTGATCAT CTAGGAGAAAGCTATGATTCGAAATATGGTGGTTTTGGTTCTGCACCCAAATTTCCAAGGCCAGTTGAGATGCAGCTGATGCTTTACAGCTCAAAGAGGTCTGGGGAGACTGGAAAATCAGGTGAAGCCAAGAATGCTCTAAATATGGTCTTGTTCACTTTAGAATGCATGGCGAGGGGTGGTATCCATGATCATGTTGGAGGTGGTTTTCACAGATACAGTGTGGATGAATGCTGGCATG TTCCACATTTCGAGAAAATGTTATATGATCAGGGTCAACTTTGTAATGTCTATCTCGATGCTTTTTGTATCACAAAGGATGTGTTTTATTCAAGTTTTTCTCGTGATATCCTTGACTACTTGAGGAGGGATATGATTGGTCCAAATGGTGAAATATTTTCGGCGGAAGATGCTGATAGTTATGAATCTGAAGGTGCGTCACGGAAAAAGGAGGGTGCTTTCTATGTCTGGACTAGTACCGAG GTTGACAACATAGTTGGCGAGCACGCAATGCTTGTCAAGGATCACTATTATGTGAAACCCTCAGGTAACTGTGATCTTTCAAGGAGGAGTGATCCACATAATGAATTCAAGGGCAAAAACGTGCTAATAGAAAGAAGTAGTACCTCTGCGATGGCATCAAAACATGCTTTGCCTGTCGAGCAGTATCTTGATATCCTGGGGAACGCTCGGCAGAAACTCTTTGATGTGAGGTTGGAACGTCCCCGGCCACATCTGGATGATAAG GTTATTGTATCATGGAATGGCCTAGTGATTTCATCCCTTGCTAGAGCGTCAAAAATTCTCAAGGGAGAACCAGAGGGAACAAGATTCTACTTCCCTGTGACAGTCACCAAT CCCAAGGAGTACATGGATGTCGCTGAGAAAGCAGCATATTTTATCAGGAATAACCTTTATAATCAACAGACACACAGGCTGCAGCATAGCTTTAGGAATGGTCCTTCCAAAGCACCTGGATTTCTAGATGATTACGCATTTCTGATATCAGGTCTACTGGATCTTTACGAGTTCGGTGGTTCAGTCTTCTGGTTGGGCTGGGCACTCGAACTTCAGGAGACCCAA GATGAGTTATTTCTCGACAAAGCTGGAGGAGGTTATTTCAGCACAACTGGTGAAGATCCTTCTGTTCTTCTCCGTGTGAAAGAAGATCATGATGGAGCGGAGCCTTCAGGGAATTCTGTTTCAGTGATTAATCTAGTGAGATTGGCCTCTATGGTTGCTGGTGACAAATCCAAACATTACAGAGAGACTGCAGAACATGTTCTG GCGGTTTTTGAGAAGAGGTTGAAAGATGCAGCTGTCGCTGTGCCACTGATGTGCTGTGCAGCAGACATGCTGGCTTTTCCTACTAGAAAGCAGGTAGTTTTAGTTGGAGTGAAATCTTCTGAGGAGTTTGAAAACATGGTTGCTGCTGCTCATGCAGCATACGATCTTAACAAGACG GTTGTTCACATCGATCCAACCGATGCGGAGGAGAAGAGATTTTGGGAAGAAATTAATGGAAATATTGCTTTGATGGCGAAAAACAATGCTGCTGCTGACAAACTAATTGCCCTTGTTTGTCAAAACTTCACATGTAGCCCTCCAGTCAGTGACCCGAAATCTCTTGAATCATTGCTCTCGCAGTAA